One part of the Vitis riparia cultivar Riparia Gloire de Montpellier isolate 1030 chromosome 8, EGFV_Vit.rip_1.0, whole genome shotgun sequence genome encodes these proteins:
- the LOC117920134 gene encoding putative pentatricopeptide repeat-containing protein At5g37570, protein MTFIRRYTALTFPDYLPTLRSFDTTSSISTLLKACTTTSTLEQVHARIIRKGLHQDHFLISQFLTLCNSLSNFSYTTSVFNSVSSPSTVLWNTYIKGYSENYSVSLTVSLFIRMKRSDAVPDKFTYPSLIKACSKVCGVKEGVAFHGSAVRCGVGGDVFVMTSLIDLYGKCGEILCARKVFDEMGERNVVSWTAMIAGYASFSDLVEARKLFDEMPEKNAVSWNAIISGYVKCGDLRSARKMFDEMPHRNVVSFTTMIDGYAKSGDMASARFVFEEAPERDVVAWSALISGYVQNGQPNEAVKIFLEMCSRNVKPDEFIMVSLMSACSQMGSLELAKWVDDYVRKSSIDVHRAHVIAALIDMNAKCGSMDRATKLFEEMPKRDLISYCSMMQGLSIHGCGPQAVSLFSRMLNEGLTPDDVAFTVILTACSHAGLVDEGCYYFESMKTDYSIVPSPDHYACMVDLLGRAGRLKEAYELLKSMPVEPHAGAWGALLGACKLHCDIELGEVVADQLFELEPQNAGNYVLLSNIYAAAEQWLDVSLLRNKMRERGIRKIPGCSWI, encoded by the coding sequence ATGACTTTTATCCGCCGGTACACTGCCCTCACCTTCCCTGATTACCTCCCAACTCTCCGAAGCTTCGACACGACCTCATCTATCTCAACTCTCCTCAAAGCCTGCACGACAACCTCTACTCTCGAACAGGTACACGCCCGTATCATCCGCAAGGGCCTCCACCAAGACCATTTTCTTATATCCCAATTCCTCACTCTCTGTAATTCTCTCTCTAACTTCTCTTACACTACTAGCGTCTTCAACAGCGTTTCCTCTCCCAGCACTGTTCTGTGGAACACTTATATCAAAGGCTACTCTGAGAACTATTCCGTTTCCCTCACCGTCTCGCTTTTTATCCGCATGAAGCGGTCCGATGCTGTTCCTGATAAATTTACGTACCCCTCGTTGATTAAGGCTTGCTCCAAGGTGTGTGGGGTGAAAGAAGGCGTGGCATTTCATGGGTCGGCAGTGAGGTGTGGGGTTGGAGGTGATGTCTTTGTAATGACGAGTCTGATCGATTTGTATGGCAAGTGCGGGGAGATTTTGTGTGCACGCAAGGTGTTTGATGAAATGGGCGAGAGGAATGTAGTTTCTTGGACGGCTATGATTGCTGGGTATGCCAGTTTTAGTGATTTGGTGGAAGCCAGGAAGTTGTTTGACGAGATGCCGGAGAAGAATGCGGTGTCCTGGAATGCAATAATAAGTGGGTACGTGAAGTGTGGGGATTTGAGGAGTGCTAGGAagatgtttgatgaaatgcctcACAGGAATGTGGTTTCTTTTACGACGATGATCGATGGGTATGCTAAGTCGGGGGATATGGCATCGGCGAGGTTTGTTTTCGAGGAAGCCCCAGAGAGAGATGTCGTTGCATGGTCTGCTTTGATATCCGGGTATGTGCAGAATGGTCAGCCTAACGAGGCCGTGAAGATTTTTCTTGAAATGTGCTCTAGGAATGTTAAGCCGGATGAGTTCATTATGGTAAGTCTAATGTCGGCTTGCTCCCAAATGGGTAGTTTGGAACTGGCTAAATGGGTTGATGATTATGTGAGAAAAAGCTCAATTGATGTTCATCGGGCTCATGTCATTGCTGCTCTTATAGATATGAACGCAAAGTGTGGGAGCATGGACAGAGCAACTAAGTTGTTTGAAGAGATGCCAAAACGGGACTTAATCTCTTATTGTTCTATGATGCAAGGGCTATCTATTCATGGGTGTGGGCCTCAGGCGGTTAGCCTCTTTTCTAGGATGCTAAATGAAGGGCTGACTCCAGATGATGTGGCATTCACAGTCATCCTGACGGCTTGTAGCCATGCAGGGCTTGTTGATGAGGGATGCTATTACTTTGAGTCCATGAAAACTGACTACTCTATAGTCCCTTCTCCTGATCACTATGCATGTATGGTTGATCTTCTTGGCAGGGCAGGCAGACTGAAAGAAGCCTATGAGCTTTTAAAGTCAATGCCTGTGGAACCACATGCTGGTGCATGGGGTGCACTTCTTGGGGCTTGTAAGTTACATTGTGATATTGAGCTAGGTGAGGTGGTTGCGGATCAACTTTTTGAGCTTGAGCCGCAAAATGCTGGTAACTATGTGTTGTTGTCAAACATATATGCGGCAGCTGAACAATGGTTAGATGTCTCTCTTTTAAGGAACAAGATGAGGGAGAGGGGGATTAGAAAGATACCTGGTTGTAGTTGGATTTAG
- the LOC117921025 gene encoding uncharacterized protein At5g41620, whose product MPRQNHGIQGLIPGKIRKRGCSSSSSTSSVLQKYRFKRAILVGKRGGSSTPVPTWRLMNSRSPASAMRALESPRSMGGGKAKQAPVSARKLAATLWEMNEMPSPRADDEKRSKREVRGRERVARSLHSGSLPPHLSDPSHSPVSERIDRSGTSSYRRKTSSISQRLRLADHNVGVMDSLSSASLMEIEIRSRAQTPSGSTVGVRTRLKDVSNALTTSKELLKIISRIWGHEDQPSSSMSLISALHAELERARLHINQLIQEQRSDQSEINYLMKCFAEEKAAWKSKEQQVIEAAIESIAGELEVERKLRRRFESLNKKLGRELAETKTSLIKAVKELECEKRAREIMEQVCDELTQDVGEDKDEVEEIKRESAKVREEAEKEREILQLADVLREERAQSKISEAKYQFEEKNAVVEKLKNELEVFMRSKKAKEKGRGSLKHDNFSEIAAYLSRTHFGTLQNEENEDDGEVEDALDCEEDSAESDLHSIELNMDNNNKSYKWTSSRVSRDLRKVPIDEEETRVRNSTSGKMSRRSTSLQRSMSDGIDWGIQSENLQSSRDGLDWGRFYELEKEAQGKGYGDEMQRYKSVKGLRDQILAGSRIGSARVFASPTRQWGQAWPSRDPSSAAQERPATAQGSGLKSRLVETKGEGQTARRSKR is encoded by the exons ATGCCTCGCCAGAATCACGGCATTCAAGGTCTGATCCCTGGCAAAATCAGGAAAAGGGGTTGTTCATCGTCGTCATCCACATCATCAGTGCTCCAAAAGTACAGATTCAAGAGGGCCATTCTCGTCGGCAAGAGAGGGGGATCCAGTACGCCCGTGCCCACATGGAGGCTGATGAACTCTCGATCTCCAGCTTCAGCAATGCGGGCTCTGGAGTCGCCGAGGTCGATGGGCGGCGGAAAAGCGAAGCAGGCACCCGTTTCGGCGAGGAAGCTGGCGGCGACGCTTTGGGAGATGAATGAGATGCCTTCACCGAGAGCGGATGATGAGAAGAGGTCGAAGAGAGAGGTGAGAGGGAGAGAAAGGGTTGCTAGGTCGCTCCATTCGGGTTCTCTGCCTCCGCATTTGTCGGATCCGTCTCATAGTCCTGTCTCTGAG AGGATAGATCGTTCTGGAACAAGTAGTTACCGAAGAAAAACATCATCCATTTCTCAGAGGCTTAGGCTTGCGGACCATAATGTTGGAGTTATGGATTCTCTTAGCAGTGCCAGCTTAATGGAG ATTGAGATTAGATCACGAGCCCAAACCCCTTCTGGATCCACAGTTGGAGTTAGGACCCGCTTGAAGGATGTTAGTAATGCTTTGACGACATCTAAAGAGCTGCTGAAAATTATCAGTCGCATTTGGGGTCATGAAGATCAACCTTCTTCAAGCATGTCTCTTATATCAGCATTACATGCTGAGCTTGAGAGGGCCCGCTTGCACATCAATCAGCTGATTCAAGAACAGCGTTCAGACCAGAGCGAGATCAATTACCTTATGAAGTGTTTTGCTGAAGAAAAGGCTGCATGGAAAAGCAAGGAGCAGCAAGTGATTGAGGCTGCTATTGAATCCATTGCAGGAGAACTTGAGGTAGAGAGGAAGCTGAGAAGACGGTTTGAGAGCTTGAACAAGAAGCTTGGGAGAGAATTAGCTGAGACAAAGACATCTCTTATAAAAGCAGTTAAAGAACTTGAGTGTGAGAAGAGAGCAAGGGAGATAATGGAACAAGTTTGTGATGAATTAACCCAGGATGTTGGAGAAGATAAAGATGAAGTGGAAGAAATTAAGAGAGAGTCTGCCAAAGTTCGTGAAGAGGCTGAGAAGGAAAGGGAAATACTTCAGTTAGCTGATGTGTTGCGTGAGGAAAGAGCGCAATCAAAAATTTCAGAGGCTAAATATcagtttgaggaaaaaaatgcaGTTGTTGAAAAGTTGAAGAATGAACTCGAAGTTTTTATGAGGTCTAAAAAGGCTAAGGAAAAGGGTCGTGGTTCTCTGAAGCATGACAACTTTAGTGAGATTGCAGCATATTTAAGTAGAACTCATTTTGGGACTCTCcagaatgaagaaaatgaagatgatgGAGAAGTAGAAGATGCGCTCGATTGTGAAGAAGACTCAGCTGAAAGTGATCTTCATTCGATAGAATTGAACATGGACAACAATAACAAGAGTTACAAGTGGACTTCTTCCAGGGTTTCTCGTGATCTAAGGAAAGTCCCTATTGATGAAGAAGAAACCAGAGTTCGGAATTCTACCTCTGGGAAAATGTCAAGGAGAAGCACTTCTCTACAGAGGAGCATGTCTGATGGCATTGATTGGGGCATTCAAAGTGAAAATCTCCAAAGTTCCAGAGACGGCTTAGACTGGGGAAGATTCTATGAACTTGAGAAGGAAGCACAAGGAAAAGGTTATGGGGATGAAATGCAGAGATACAAATCAGTGAAAGGTCTAAGGGATCAAATTTTGGCTGGCTCCAGGATAGGATCTGCCAGAGTTTTTGCTAGTCCTACCCGACAATGGGGACAGGCGTGGCCATCCCGAGATCCTAGCAGTGCAGCTCAGGAGAGACCTGCTACTGCACAGGGTAGTGGTTTGAAGTCGAGGCTAGTAGAAACCAAAGGTGAGGGCCAGACTGCAAGACGATCAAAACGGTGA